From Psychroflexus torquis ATCC 700755, the proteins below share one genomic window:
- a CDS encoding OmpP1/FadL family transporter — protein sequence MKYFLVPFMLLSFSIMAQDITDALRFSTQEINGTARYTAMGGAFGALGGDISAININPASSAVFLTNKFSGSVDFTSINNDSFYGNNSILSSTSETDFDLNQIGAVFVFETNNENAVFDKLTLGFSYNRTNTFDDELRFQGNNSESISDYFLNRAQGVPLDLLTPRSGESVAELYQFLGEDEGFGAQQAFLGYEAFLINAEDPLDSQNTSYLSNVFGNNFSQNYFEQTRGSSGKYTLNGGGQIGDRIHLGVNFNLHFLDYRRLTRLDEFNSELTGINDIFFDNELRTRGSGISLQVGGIFKVTEGWRLGFTYDTPTWMNISDELSQRLETVSASQDVAIVDPNVINIYPDYNFKTPGRVSLSTAYVFGVSGLLSFDYSYKDFSAMEFTSDGFDIQNQDITNLITGAATYNFGGEYRILNTSLRAGYFLQESPYNNKALLDDTVGYSFGLGFSLGNTTLDLSYQRMEQDRQNILYQTDFSQEAQVQSVFNNYMLTLTFDL from the coding sequence ATGAAATATTTTTTAGTCCCTTTTATGCTTTTGAGTTTCAGTATAATGGCTCAGGATATCACAGATGCCCTTAGATTTTCCACTCAGGAAATAAATGGAACCGCTAGATATACAGCTATGGGTGGAGCTTTTGGGGCTTTGGGAGGAGATATCTCAGCTATCAATATCAACCCTGCAAGTTCCGCTGTTTTTTTAACTAATAAATTTTCAGGGTCTGTAGATTTTACATCAATTAATAATGATTCCTTCTACGGAAATAATTCAATCCTCAGTTCTACTAGTGAGACCGATTTTGATTTAAATCAAATTGGGGCTGTATTTGTATTTGAAACCAATAATGAGAATGCAGTGTTCGATAAGTTAACCTTAGGGTTTTCATACAATAGAACCAATACTTTTGATGATGAGTTGAGATTTCAAGGGAATAATTCTGAAAGTATTTCAGATTATTTTTTGAATAGAGCACAGGGAGTCCCCTTGGATTTATTAACACCTAGATCTGGGGAGAGCGTCGCTGAACTTTATCAGTTTTTAGGCGAGGATGAAGGGTTTGGTGCCCAGCAGGCTTTTTTAGGTTATGAAGCTTTTTTAATCAATGCAGAAGATCCACTAGATTCTCAAAATACAAGTTATTTATCTAACGTTTTTGGTAATAATTTTAGTCAAAACTATTTTGAACAAACCAGAGGTAGCTCTGGTAAATATACCCTTAACGGCGGAGGTCAGATCGGTGACAGAATTCATCTAGGAGTTAACTTTAATCTTCACTTTTTGGACTACAGAAGATTAACTCGTCTCGATGAATTTAATTCAGAGCTCACAGGAATTAATGATATATTTTTTGATAATGAATTGAGAACTCGTGGGAGCGGAATTTCCCTACAAGTAGGAGGGATATTTAAAGTGACTGAGGGATGGAGATTAGGATTTACATACGACACGCCTACTTGGATGAACATTTCTGATGAGCTTTCACAAAGATTAGAAACGGTTAGCGCTAGTCAAGATGTAGCCATTGTAGATCCAAATGTGATAAATATCTATCCAGATTACAACTTTAAAACACCAGGACGTGTGTCTTTAAGTACAGCTTATGTTTTTGGAGTTTCGGGTTTGCTTAGCTTCGACTATAGCTATAAAGATTTTTCCGCTATGGAATTTACTTCCGACGGTTTTGATATTCAAAATCAAGATATTACGAACCTAATAACAGGCGCTGCTACTTATAATTTTGGTGGGGAGTATAGGATTCTTAATACTAGCCTTCGTGCGGGATACTTCCTACAAGAGAGTCCATATAATAATAAGGCACTTTTGGATGATACGGTTGGATATTCGTTTGGTTTAGGCTTTTCGTTAGGGAATACGACTTTAGATCTATCTTATCAACGTATGGAACAAGACAGACAAAACATTTTGTATCAAACTGATTTTTCTCAAGAAGCGCAGGTTCAAAGTGTTTTTAATAATTATATGCTTACGCTCACGTTTGATTTATAA
- a CDS encoding calcium/sodium antiporter: protein MDIFLVIIGLILLVIGGEFLVRSSVALSFKFNISKMIIGLTVVSFATSSPELLVSLQAALSGYSDISLGNVIGSNIANIGLVLGLTAIISSMDTDSDFIKFNWPVMMILTGMMYLFLYTGKNISRLEGGALLLVIVVFLGVLIKKATTKGAKSESEVDPSLEQTSGFKIILWLLIGAAGLYFGSEWLVDGAVGIAQSYEVSERVISVTMIAIGTSVPELAASVIAALKQEKGLSLGNLIGSNIFNIGSVIGLTAIIQPIFLQSEEVLTNDIFWMIGFSLILAPLIFIPPKKVISRYKGVILFLAYILFILLAFRS from the coding sequence ATGGACATTTTTTTAGTGATAATAGGATTAATCCTTTTGGTAATTGGTGGAGAGTTTTTAGTGAGGTCATCTGTTGCTTTGTCTTTTAAATTCAACATTTCAAAAATGATCATTGGACTCACTGTAGTCTCTTTTGCTACATCATCTCCAGAGTTACTAGTTAGCCTGCAAGCTGCGTTGTCCGGCTATTCTGATATCTCCCTTGGAAATGTCATTGGCTCCAATATTGCAAACATCGGTTTGGTATTGGGGTTGACGGCTATCATTTCGTCTATGGATACCGACAGTGACTTTATAAAGTTCAATTGGCCGGTCATGATGATTCTAACAGGAATGATGTATCTCTTTTTATATACTGGAAAGAATATTTCAAGATTAGAAGGAGGGGCTCTTCTTCTAGTTATTGTAGTTTTTCTAGGGGTGCTCATTAAAAAAGCCACAACAAAAGGGGCTAAATCCGAAAGTGAAGTCGATCCAAGCCTAGAACAGACCTCTGGATTTAAAATTATATTGTGGTTGCTTATTGGAGCTGCTGGGCTTTATTTTGGATCAGAATGGCTTGTAGATGGTGCAGTAGGTATAGCTCAATCTTATGAAGTGAGTGAAAGAGTCATCTCGGTAACCATGATCGCAATTGGGACAAGCGTGCCAGAGCTTGCAGCTTCCGTAATTGCTGCTTTAAAGCAGGAAAAAGGTTTATCATTAGGAAATCTAATAGGGTCCAATATCTTCAATATTGGTTCTGTTATTGGGCTTACCGCAATAATTCAGCCTATTTTTCTTCAGTCTGAAGAAGTCTTGACCAATGATATTTTTTGGATGATAGGCTTTTCACTTATTCTTGCCCCCTTGATTTTTATACCACCAAAAAAAGTTATTTCTAGATATAAAGGAGTTATATTATTCTTAGCCTACATTTTATTTATTCTACTAGCCTTTCGTTCTTAA
- the rpsT gene encoding 30S ribosomal protein S20 translates to MANHKSALKRIRSNDAKRLRNRYQHKTARNAIKRLKSTEDKSEATKSLPQIMSMIDKLAKKNIIHNNKASNLKSQLTKHVTAM, encoded by the coding sequence ATGGCTAATCATAAATCAGCATTAAAAAGAATAAGAAGCAACGACGCTAAGCGACTAAGAAATCGCTATCAACACAAAACAGCTCGTAATGCTATCAAAAGATTGAAATCTACAGAAGATAAATCTGAGGCGACCAAAAGTCTTCCACAAATCATGTCTATGATTGACAAATTGGCTAAAAAGAATATTATTCACAATAATAAAGCATCCAATTTAAAATCGCAGTTAACCAAACATGTTACTGCAATGTAG
- a CDS encoding ABC transporter permease gives MKITDRFYKFKRDLNKWSLFLVLIVAAVAIPILTVIFKLFDGPGESWAHIVNYVLVDYLVNSFVLSLLCSVFVIVFGVTTAWLVSRFEFPFRKQLEWLLILPLSIPAYIMAYSYAGIFGYSGLFSSAIELLGIENFSIDFMNIYGLSFVLSISLFPYVYVSSRTFFLAQATNLLEASRMLGITEFKSFFKLILPLARPAIIAGLVLVLMEVLNDYGAASYYGVSTFTTGIFRSWFSLGEPETAIYLSAILLVIVFGLIIFEKWQRRHIKFTSAKTSKQQHNSRIKPTKRKQIVFSLICLLPVFMGFFLPVTQLLFWVSQTFTKVWSIDFIGITLQSFGIAFLTSLMTVLIALLLLFFSKWNKIGFLKTTSKLGVMGYAIPGTIIAIGVLIPSIYLDKWLIEQGITSKLVLNATLIALVYAYVVRFLAVAYQPLESSSLKIDKSLSDSSKVLGKGNFRTFFKIEFPLIRAGLLSAFILVFIDILKELPLTLIMKPYNVNTLAVKAFEYASDEMVRSAALPSLLIILTALVPAIFLNKLLLKNANNSYHKKPH, from the coding sequence TTGAAGATAACTGACAGATTTTATAAATTTAAAAGAGACCTTAATAAATGGTCTCTTTTCTTGGTTTTGATAGTTGCTGCGGTAGCTATTCCCATATTAACGGTCATCTTTAAACTTTTTGATGGACCAGGAGAGAGCTGGGCACATATTGTAAATTATGTCCTTGTAGATTATCTAGTAAACTCATTTGTACTTTCCCTTTTATGCTCTGTATTCGTTATCGTTTTTGGGGTAACAACTGCTTGGTTGGTCTCTAGGTTTGAATTTCCATTTAGAAAACAATTAGAATGGCTATTAATATTACCACTTTCCATACCAGCTTATATAATGGCTTACTCTTATGCTGGAATATTTGGTTATTCTGGACTATTTTCTTCTGCAATTGAACTATTGGGTATTGAAAACTTCAGTATTGATTTCATGAACATATATGGCTTGTCCTTTGTTTTAAGTATATCTTTATTTCCTTATGTCTACGTAAGTAGCAGAACTTTTTTCTTAGCACAAGCAACTAATTTACTTGAAGCCTCAAGAATGCTGGGGATCACTGAATTTAAATCATTTTTTAAATTAATTCTTCCCTTAGCTCGCCCTGCCATTATTGCTGGATTGGTTTTAGTATTAATGGAAGTTTTAAATGATTATGGAGCTGCAAGCTATTATGGAGTCAGTACGTTTACCACAGGTATTTTTAGATCTTGGTTCTCTCTTGGAGAACCAGAAACAGCCATCTATTTATCAGCTATACTTTTGGTCATCGTCTTTGGACTCATCATTTTTGAAAAATGGCAAAGACGACACATAAAGTTCACCTCGGCTAAAACCTCAAAACAACAGCATAATTCAAGAATAAAACCCACAAAAAGAAAACAAATAGTCTTTAGCCTCATATGCCTTTTACCAGTTTTTATGGGTTTTTTTCTTCCTGTAACACAATTGCTTTTCTGGGTTTCACAGACCTTTACAAAGGTATGGAGTATCGATTTTATCGGAATAACCTTACAGAGTTTCGGTATCGCTTTCTTGACTTCTTTGATGACTGTTTTGATCGCCCTCCTCCTCCTATTCTTCTCTAAATGGAATAAAATTGGTTTTTTAAAAACCACATCGAAACTGGGCGTTATGGGGTATGCCATACCGGGAACTATTATCGCTATCGGTGTCCTAATTCCAAGTATTTATTTAGATAAATGGCTTATTGAGCAAGGAATTACGTCAAAACTAGTCTTGAATGCGACTCTTATCGCCTTGGTATACGCTTACGTGGTAAGATTCTTAGCTGTTGCTTATCAACCTCTAGAATCCTCAAGTCTAAAAATTGATAAAAGCTTATCCGATTCTTCCAAAGTTTTAGGTAAAGGAAATTTTAGAACTTTTTTTAAAATAGAATTCCCCCTTATAAGAGCGGGTTTACTCAGTGCATTCATTTTAGTATTTATAGATATCTTAAAAGAACTGCCTTTAACCCTCATAATGAAGCCTTATAATGTAAATACCCTAGCTGTAAAAGCTTTTGAATATGCCAGCGATGAAATGGTGAGATCTGCCGCTCTTCCATCTCTTTTAATAATATTAACGGCTTTGGTCCCCGCTATTTTTTTAAATAAATTACTTTTGAAGAATGCAAACAACTCTTACCATAAAAAACCTCACTAA
- the proS gene encoding proline--tRNA ligase: MGKSLTRREEDYSKWYNELVVKADLAENSAVRGCMTIKPYGYAIWEKIQAELDSKFKDTGHENAYFPLFVPKSLFEAEEKNAEGFAKECAVVTHYRLQSDPDRPGKLRVDPEAKLDEELVVRPTSEAVIWNTFKGWIQSYRDLPLKINQWANVVRWEMRTRLFLRTTEFLWQEGHTAHATKTEAVEEAELINTLYANFVEKFMAIPVIQGIKSESEKFAGAEETYCIEALMQDGKALQAGTSHFLGENFAKAFNVKFTSDQGKQEYVWATSWGVSTRLMGALVMTHSDDNGLVLPPNLAPIQVVIVPIFKNEEQLELVSEKANLIANDLKSKGVRVKFDNRTTHKPGWKFAEYELKGIPLRIAIGPKDLEKGTVELARRDTLSKTFENQEGLTVVIENLLKDIQHDLFIKAEAFRDDHITKVDTFEEFKDVLNSKGGFLFAHWDGTSETEEKIKGLTKATIRCIPLEQTKETGKCVFSGKESKQRVLFAKAY, encoded by the coding sequence ATGGGAAAGAGCCTAACACGAAGAGAAGAAGATTATTCTAAATGGTATAATGAATTGGTGGTAAAAGCTGATCTCGCAGAAAATTCTGCTGTGAGAGGTTGCATGACGATAAAACCATACGGATATGCCATATGGGAAAAAATACAAGCTGAATTGGACTCTAAGTTTAAAGATACTGGTCACGAGAATGCATACTTCCCTCTATTCGTCCCAAAATCTTTATTTGAAGCTGAAGAAAAAAATGCTGAAGGTTTTGCCAAAGAATGTGCAGTCGTGACCCATTATAGATTGCAAAGTGACCCAGATCGTCCTGGAAAATTAAGAGTAGATCCAGAAGCTAAACTAGATGAAGAGTTAGTGGTGAGGCCGACTTCTGAGGCCGTTATTTGGAATACATTTAAGGGCTGGATACAATCTTACAGAGATTTACCTTTAAAAATAAATCAATGGGCTAATGTTGTAAGATGGGAAATGAGAACTCGTCTATTTTTAAGAACGACAGAGTTTCTATGGCAAGAAGGTCATACAGCTCATGCTACCAAAACAGAAGCGGTTGAAGAAGCAGAACTCATCAATACTCTTTACGCGAATTTTGTTGAAAAATTTATGGCGATACCAGTCATACAGGGGATAAAATCTGAAAGCGAAAAATTTGCCGGTGCTGAAGAAACGTATTGTATAGAAGCCTTAATGCAAGATGGAAAAGCTTTACAAGCAGGAACTTCTCACTTTCTAGGTGAAAATTTCGCAAAAGCTTTTAATGTGAAATTCACTTCAGATCAAGGCAAACAAGAATATGTATGGGCAACAAGCTGGGGAGTTTCAACACGACTTATGGGGGCTTTGGTCATGACCCACTCCGATGATAACGGGCTGGTGTTACCTCCCAACTTAGCACCTATCCAAGTCGTTATTGTCCCTATTTTCAAAAATGAAGAGCAATTAGAACTCGTTAGCGAAAAGGCAAATCTCATAGCAAATGATCTTAAGTCAAAAGGAGTTCGAGTGAAATTTGATAACAGAACGACGCATAAACCAGGTTGGAAGTTTGCTGAATATGAATTAAAAGGTATTCCGTTAAGAATAGCTATTGGACCTAAAGATTTAGAAAAAGGAACTGTAGAACTGGCCAGAAGAGATACATTATCCAAAACTTTTGAAAATCAGGAAGGTTTAACAGTGGTTATAGAAAATCTTTTGAAAGATATTCAACACGATTTATTTATTAAAGCTGAGGCTTTTAGAGACGATCATATCACTAAAGTAGATACTTTTGAAGAGTTTAAAGATGTTTTAAATTCCAAAGGAGGCTTCCTCTTTGCCCATTGGGACGGGACTTCGGAGACCGAAGAGAAGATTAAAGGGCTAACTAAAGCCACCATTAGATGTATCCCTCTAGAGCAAACAAAAGAGACTGGAAAGTGTGTGTTTTCAGGAAAAGAATCTAAGCAACGCGTTTTATTTGCAAAAGCTTATTAA
- a CDS encoding ABC transporter ATP-binding protein, whose translation MQTTLTIKNLTKSFDQGKVKALDNVNFFVNKGDICAVVGESGSGKTTLIRLIAGLEELDSGEIHIENKLVASIKKNIAPEKRDVGMVFQEYALFPHLSVLENVVYGIKTSKAKKERALDTLELVGLKGYEKRYPHELSGGQQQRVALARALAPKPSVLILDEPFSNLDSMMRYRLRNEVFNIIKKTGVTAIFVTHDTQDALAVADEILILQNGKLVQKDEASELYKKPQSIYVASLFGNTVQLNKGLQIAFKCPLKEDCCHAIRNENLTVNKDCDYVSEAEILKRTFLGTHSQLLLKLDNGEHLTVVTNEPVLGKTIKVGFNSKDVLAFDE comes from the coding sequence ATGCAAACAACTCTTACCATAAAAAACCTCACTAAGTCCTTCGATCAAGGAAAGGTGAAAGCTTTGGACAATGTCAACTTTTTTGTCAACAAAGGAGATATCTGTGCAGTTGTTGGTGAAAGTGGGAGTGGAAAAACAACCTTAATTCGACTAATTGCAGGATTAGAAGAATTAGATTCTGGTGAAATTCATATTGAAAATAAATTGGTGGCCTCGATAAAGAAAAACATAGCTCCAGAGAAGAGAGATGTAGGTATGGTCTTCCAGGAATATGCTCTTTTTCCACATCTTTCAGTTCTGGAAAATGTTGTTTATGGGATTAAAACGTCTAAAGCTAAGAAAGAAAGAGCTTTAGATACCTTAGAACTCGTTGGTCTAAAAGGCTATGAAAAGCGCTATCCACATGAATTATCTGGAGGACAACAACAGCGAGTAGCCCTAGCTAGAGCCCTAGCGCCGAAGCCTTCTGTTTTAATATTGGACGAGCCCTTTAGCAATCTAGACTCTATGATGAGGTACCGCTTAAGAAATGAGGTTTTTAATATTATTAAAAAAACAGGGGTCACTGCAATTTTCGTTACACATGATACTCAGGACGCGCTAGCTGTTGCCGATGAGATTTTGATTTTACAAAATGGTAAATTGGTACAAAAGGACGAGGCTTCTGAATTGTATAAAAAACCACAATCTATCTATGTCGCTTCACTATTTGGAAATACCGTTCAGCTTAATAAGGGGCTACAAATTGCTTTTAAATGTCCATTAAAAGAAGATTGTTGCCATGCGATAAGAAATGAAAATCTTACAGTCAATAAGGATTGTGACTATGTTTCTGAAGCTGAGATTTTAAAGAGAACTTTTCTTGGCACTCATTCTCAATTACTCCTTAAGTTAGACAACGGAGAGCATTTAACGGTAGTCACTAATGAGCCTGTTCTGGGAAAAACCATTAAAGTTGGTTTTAATTCCAAGGACGTGTTAGCTTTCGACGAATAA
- a CDS encoding Fe(3+) ABC transporter substrate-binding protein, translating into MKNYFYAIIMVAFVLGCKSEPKEEKVEELTVYTHRHYESDQALFKLFEKQNDIKLNVVNASADELIQKMKLEGKQSPADVLITVDAGRLYRAKSEGLLQPISNSLIDSIVPANLRDTDKQWVGLTKRARVIVYSKDRVDPNDLSTYEDLTSEKWKNKILVRSSSNIYNQSLLASLISNQSKDFAEEWANGLVENMARSPKGNDRDQVKAVANNEGDLAIVNTYYIGKLLNSEDESELEAGNSVGIFFPNQDTSGTHVNVSGIGVAKYAPHKENAIKFIEFLLQEEAQKIFAGSNYEYPINRNVEPAKILKNWGSFKEDTLQLNELGENNKDAVIIFDKVGWK; encoded by the coding sequence ATGAAGAATTATTTTTATGCGATAATTATGGTAGCTTTTGTTTTAGGTTGTAAATCAGAACCAAAAGAAGAGAAAGTTGAAGAACTTACCGTTTATACACACAGACATTATGAATCGGATCAAGCGCTTTTTAAACTTTTTGAAAAGCAAAATGACATTAAATTAAATGTAGTCAACGCAAGTGCAGATGAACTTATCCAAAAAATGAAATTGGAAGGGAAACAGTCTCCTGCAGATGTTCTTATTACTGTAGATGCTGGAAGATTGTACAGAGCTAAGTCTGAAGGTTTACTTCAACCTATTTCAAATTCACTTATTGATTCTATCGTCCCAGCCAACTTGAGAGATACAGATAAACAATGGGTTGGTCTTACCAAAAGAGCAAGAGTGATAGTATATTCCAAAGACAGAGTCGATCCAAATGATTTATCAACTTACGAAGATTTAACATCTGAAAAGTGGAAAAATAAAATTTTGGTGAGAAGTTCTTCTAACATTTATAATCAATCCCTTTTAGCCTCTCTAATATCGAACCAAAGTAAAGATTTTGCTGAAGAGTGGGCTAATGGTTTAGTTGAAAATATGGCTAGATCTCCAAAAGGGAATGACAGAGATCAAGTGAAGGCCGTGGCTAATAATGAAGGAGACCTTGCCATAGTAAATACCTACTATATAGGAAAATTATTAAACTCTGAAGATGAGAGTGAGCTAGAGGCTGGAAATAGTGTAGGCATATTTTTTCCTAACCAAGATACATCAGGAACTCATGTTAATGTAAGTGGTATTGGTGTTGCTAAGTATGCTCCTCATAAAGAAAATGCAATAAAATTTATAGAGTTCCTTCTACAGGAAGAAGCTCAAAAAATATTCGCAGGATCAAATTATGAATACCCTATCAATAGAAATGTTGAACCCGCAAAAATTCTTAAAAACTGGGGAAGTTTCAAAGAAGATACTCTTCAATTGAATGAATTGGGAGAAAATAATAAAGACGCTGTCATTATATTTGATAAAGTAGGTTGGAAATAA